In Halorhabdus tiamatea SARL4B, a genomic segment contains:
- a CDS encoding DUF47 domain-containing protein — MAEKSDFGRELESQTDAYLERLDDCLGLLPQLLEEYENGEDYAATVERIGDLESEGDTMIRSIISSITNSDPEDMGLLNTRINYNQSGLIEFYKQVDSLANVTERIADEIAMMQPPTDTECYQGLREMAEHVADMTETLEEVVERFVHGLGTTSGSDTLYGEIKAIRDMESRCDSIKNDVIRTAFADEETAEALMYRELAILFDDLANTMEDVTDQIIVIASDEPGLVTEVDPSEE, encoded by the coding sequence ATGGCCGAAAAATCCGATTTCGGACGAGAGCTCGAATCCCAGACGGACGCGTATCTCGAGCGACTCGACGACTGTCTCGGGTTGCTCCCACAGTTGCTCGAAGAGTACGAGAACGGCGAGGACTACGCGGCGACGGTCGAGCGCATCGGCGACTTGGAGAGCGAGGGCGATACGATGATCCGCTCGATCATCAGCTCGATCACGAACTCGGACCCCGAGGACATGGGGCTGCTCAACACCCGGATCAACTACAACCAGTCGGGACTCATCGAGTTCTACAAGCAGGTCGACTCGCTGGCGAACGTCACCGAACGCATCGCCGACGAGATCGCCATGATGCAGCCGCCGACTGACACCGAGTGCTACCAGGGACTGCGCGAGATGGCCGAACACGTCGCGGACATGACCGAGACTCTGGAGGAGGTCGTCGAACGGTTCGTCCACGGGCTCGGAACGACCAGCGGCTCGGACACCCTCTACGGTGAGATCAAGGCGATCCGGGACATGGAGAGCCGGTGCGATTCGATCAAAAACGACGTCATCCGGACCGCCTTCGCCGACGAGGAGACTGCGGAGGCGCTGATGTACCGCGAACTCGCGATCCTCTTCGACGACCTCGCCAACACGATGGAAGACGTCACCGATCAGATCATCGTCATCGCCAGCGACGAGCCGGGGCTGGTCACCGAGGTCGATCCGAGCGAGGAGTGA
- a CDS encoding sulfurtransferase: MTEYANDVLVSAEWVENNRDAFESDDPGHRLVEVDVDTEAYEEAHAPGAVGFNWESQLQDQTTRDILRKDDFADLLGSHGISDESTVVLYGDNSNWFAAYAYWQFKYYGHDDVRLLDGGREYWVENDYPTTDEVPDFPAVEYEASGPRESIRAYREDVENAIERGVPLVDVRSPEEYSGEILAPPGLQETAQRGGHVPGAQNISWAAVTNDDGTFKDFDELAELYGEYGIDGDSTTVAYCRIGERSSVAWFALHELLGYEDAINYDGSWTEWGNLVGAPVETGSGD, encoded by the coding sequence ATGACTGAGTACGCAAACGACGTTCTCGTCTCGGCGGAGTGGGTCGAGAACAACCGTGACGCATTCGAGAGTGACGATCCCGGCCACCGGCTCGTGGAAGTGGACGTGGACACGGAGGCCTACGAGGAAGCCCACGCACCCGGCGCAGTCGGGTTCAACTGGGAGAGCCAGTTGCAGGACCAGACGACGCGGGACATCCTGCGCAAGGACGACTTCGCGGACCTGCTGGGTTCCCATGGCATCAGCGACGAGTCGACGGTCGTCCTCTACGGTGACAACTCCAACTGGTTCGCCGCCTACGCCTACTGGCAGTTCAAGTACTACGGCCACGACGACGTCCGACTCCTCGACGGCGGTCGCGAGTACTGGGTCGAGAACGACTATCCCACGACGGACGAGGTGCCTGACTTCCCGGCTGTCGAGTACGAGGCAAGCGGGCCGCGTGAGTCCATCCGCGCGTATCGCGAAGACGTCGAGAACGCGATCGAGCGCGGCGTCCCGCTCGTCGACGTCCGGAGCCCCGAGGAATACAGCGGTGAGATTCTCGCGCCGCCGGGTCTCCAGGAGACCGCCCAGCGCGGCGGCCACGTCCCGGGTGCCCAGAACATCTCCTGGGCGGCCGTCACGAACGACGACGGCACGTTCAAGGACTTCGACGAGCTGGCAGAGCTCTACGGCGAGTACGGCATCGACGGGGACAGTACGACCGTCGCGTACTGCCGGATCGGCGAGCGCTCCTCGGTCGCCTGGTTCGCTCTGCACGAGTTGCTGGGCTACGAGGACGCCATCAACTACGACGGCTCCTGGACCGAGTGGGGCAACCTCGTCGGGGCACCTGTCGAGACCGGTAGCGGCGACTGA
- a CDS encoding sulfurtransferase has protein sequence MTDFVSVGWLADRLEAVHVVDVRDAWEYEGIGHLPDAVSIPFDSFRASEGDAGMLPGADVFADLLSAAGITAADDIVAYDDTHGVFAARFLVTAELYGHDPGRLHLLDGDFSAWQRERETTDESPDVTRTDYEIERPAESPLVGRETVAAAIDTDAVIVDTREREEYEEGHIPGAVQLDWRTLVDDETRGLKPREEIETLLESAGITLDSRIVLYCNTARRISHTYVVLRHLGYDDVAFYEGSLTEWAAAGEPIETGV, from the coding sequence ATGACAGATTTCGTCTCGGTGGGGTGGCTCGCCGACCGCCTCGAAGCCGTTCACGTCGTCGACGTCCGCGATGCCTGGGAGTACGAGGGGATCGGGCACCTCCCCGATGCGGTGTCGATCCCCTTCGATTCGTTCCGGGCCAGCGAGGGCGACGCGGGCATGCTCCCCGGCGCGGACGTCTTCGCCGACTTGCTCTCGGCGGCTGGAATCACCGCTGCGGACGACATTGTCGCCTACGACGACACCCACGGCGTCTTCGCCGCGCGCTTTCTCGTGACCGCCGAGTTGTACGGTCACGATCCGGGCCGGCTTCACCTCCTGGATGGTGACTTCAGCGCCTGGCAACGCGAACGGGAGACGACCGACGAGTCGCCAGACGTGACACGGACCGACTACGAGATCGAGCGACCGGCCGAGTCGCCGCTGGTCGGTCGCGAAACCGTCGCGGCGGCGATCGATACCGACGCGGTGATCGTCGATACGCGCGAGCGAGAAGAGTACGAGGAGGGCCACATCCCGGGAGCCGTCCAACTCGACTGGCGGACGCTCGTCGACGACGAGACACGGGGACTCAAACCTCGCGAGGAGATCGAGACGCTCCTCGAATCCGCGGGCATCACGCTCGACTCCCGGATCGTGCTCTACTGCAACACGGCCCGGCGGATCAGCCACACCTACGTCGTCCTCCGGCACCTGGGCTACGACGACGTGGCGTTCTACGAGGGGAGTCTCACGGAGTGGGCGGCGGCGGGCGAACCGATCGAGACGGGGGTGTAG
- a CDS encoding AI-2E family transporter has translation MPPSRRVLALVGLFGGIAALAVLTLWSVFGTVFFAITVAYVLYPIRRRLAASGVGARIAAGVSTAVAFVVALAVLAPIGYAVYARRSTFFAILSDIPQEFSLTVLERTYAVDVSTVFETAQQTAEGLAIDAASAAPALALKFFLFVLLVYALLLKPTMPARALHRTVPAEYHDILAALHERLRDTLYGIYILQGATGAGTFLIALPVFFALGYDATVTLAVLSGILQFVPIIGPSVLIGVLVLAEVFAENVTGAILVGTVGLVFIAGLPDVLIRPRLSELTADLPGSLYFIGFTGGVLSLGAIGIIAGPVVVALLAESVELLASEQHPDAVETTES, from the coding sequence ATGCCGCCGTCTCGTCGAGTTCTCGCGTTAGTCGGTCTGTTCGGTGGGATAGCCGCACTCGCCGTCCTCACATTGTGGAGTGTCTTCGGGACGGTCTTTTTCGCCATCACAGTCGCGTACGTCCTGTATCCGATCCGTCGCCGGCTCGCGGCCAGCGGCGTCGGAGCACGTATCGCTGCCGGCGTGAGCACTGCTGTGGCGTTCGTCGTAGCGCTGGCCGTGCTGGCACCGATCGGGTACGCCGTCTACGCCAGGCGATCGACGTTCTTCGCGATTCTCTCGGACATCCCACAGGAGTTCTCGCTGACAGTCCTCGAGCGGACCTACGCGGTCGACGTCTCGACAGTCTTCGAGACGGCACAGCAGACGGCCGAGGGACTGGCGATCGACGCGGCGAGTGCCGCGCCCGCGCTCGCGTTGAAGTTCTTCCTGTTCGTCCTGCTGGTGTACGCACTCTTACTCAAGCCGACGATGCCCGCACGGGCCCTCCACCGGACTGTCCCCGCCGAGTATCACGACATCCTCGCGGCGTTACACGAACGGCTCCGGGACACGCTCTATGGCATCTATATTCTCCAGGGGGCGACGGGGGCCGGGACGTTCCTCATCGCGCTTCCGGTCTTTTTCGCGCTGGGCTACGACGCGACAGTCACGCTCGCAGTGTTGAGTGGGATCTTGCAGTTCGTGCCGATCATCGGCCCGAGCGTCCTAATCGGCGTTCTGGTGCTCGCCGAAGTGTTCGCCGAGAACGTGACGGGTGCGATCCTCGTCGGCACAGTGGGGCTCGTCTTCATCGCCGGATTGCCGGACGTGCTCATTCGGCCGCGGCTCTCAGAACTCACTGCCGACCTGCCGGGGAGCCTCTACTTCATCGGGTTCACTGGCGGGGTCCTCTCGTTGGGGGCGATCGGCATCATCGCCGGGCCTGTCGTGGTGGCGCTACTCGCGGAGTCCGTCGAGTTGTTGGCCTCTGAACAGCACCCCGACGCCGTGGAGACCACAGAGTCCTGA
- a CDS encoding NADH-quinone oxidoreductase subunit NuoF, whose protein sequence is MSTVLTEPRRVRTEDDLADLQTEGEQSLYPEKTKVLVGMSSCGKAAGADDVYGLLSAELGPSEDATVEKTGCMGFCDREPLVEVIRPDGVSIIYENVTEADASRLASAVEDGKLPQEGALAARSHAEDCDHDHGVPHIDEVPFYESQQRVVLGNSGLVDPESLEEYVARDGYFALWESLSEGSPTEVIEEIKESNLRGRGGGGFPTGMKWEFLAGNDAGLKYLICNADEGDPGAYMDRTLLESDPYAVLEGMTIAGYALGAEKGYIYVRAEYPLAIERLQHAIEQARKAGLLGQDIFGEGFDFDLEIKKGAGAFVCGEETAMINSLEGGRGMPRPRPPYPADEGLWAEPTNVNNVETWANVPAIVRNGAEWFADIGTEESGGTKVFSVTGDVENTGLVEVPLGTRLEEVVFEIGGGTTGGEFKAVQTGGPSGGVIPREHAQTPIDYETLMELGSMMGSGGMIVMDESTCMVDQSRFFLDFSVDESCGKCPPCRYGTTQMLEMLEAITDGEADPDVIAELRSLGESMEEMSLCGLGQTAANPVMSTLDYFEDEYRAHVEDEECPAGDCELGSGEHAGTYKIIPDECIGCQQCTDACPVDAIAGEPGEVHEIDPAACIGCGQCVEACPVDTIEVRG, encoded by the coding sequence ATGTCAACTGTACTCACCGAACCACGTCGCGTTCGTACCGAAGACGACCTGGCCGACTTACAGACCGAGGGCGAACAGTCGTTGTACCCGGAGAAGACGAAGGTCCTCGTCGGGATGTCCTCCTGTGGGAAAGCCGCCGGGGCCGACGACGTTTACGGCCTGTTGTCGGCCGAACTCGGGCCGAGCGAGGACGCCACGGTCGAGAAGACCGGCTGCATGGGCTTCTGTGACCGCGAACCACTCGTCGAAGTCATTCGTCCCGACGGCGTCTCGATCATCTACGAGAACGTCACCGAGGCCGACGCGAGTCGGCTGGCGAGTGCGGTCGAAGACGGTAAGTTGCCCCAAGAAGGGGCCCTCGCCGCCAGGAGCCACGCCGAGGACTGCGACCACGACCACGGCGTCCCACATATCGACGAGGTCCCCTTTTACGAGTCCCAGCAACGGGTCGTGCTGGGCAACAGCGGTCTCGTCGACCCCGAGAGCCTCGAAGAGTACGTCGCCCGGGACGGCTACTTTGCGCTCTGGGAGTCACTCTCGGAGGGGTCGCCGACGGAAGTCATCGAAGAGATCAAGGAATCGAACCTCCGGGGTCGCGGTGGCGGTGGCTTCCCGACGGGGATGAAGTGGGAGTTCCTCGCCGGCAACGACGCCGGGCTGAAGTACCTCATCTGTAACGCCGACGAGGGTGACCCCGGCGCGTACATGGACCGGACGCTGCTGGAGAGCGATCCCTATGCGGTGCTCGAGGGCATGACCATCGCGGGGTACGCCCTGGGCGCGGAGAAGGGGTACATCTACGTGCGCGCGGAGTACCCCCTCGCGATCGAGCGCCTCCAGCACGCCATCGAGCAGGCCCGAAAGGCCGGCCTGCTGGGCCAGGACATCTTCGGCGAGGGCTTCGACTTCGACCTGGAGATCAAGAAGGGCGCGGGGGCGTTCGTCTGCGGCGAGGAGACCGCGATGATCAACTCCCTGGAAGGGGGTCGCGGGATGCCCCGGCCACGGCCACCGTACCCCGCCGACGAGGGGCTGTGGGCCGAGCCGACCAACGTCAACAACGTCGAGACGTGGGCGAACGTGCCCGCAATCGTCCGCAACGGCGCGGAGTGGTTCGCCGACATCGGCACCGAGGAGTCCGGCGGGACGAAGGTGTTCTCGGTCACCGGCGACGTCGAGAACACCGGCCTCGTCGAGGTACCCCTGGGCACCCGCTTGGAGGAGGTCGTCTTCGAGATCGGGGGCGGGACCACCGGCGGCGAGTTCAAGGCCGTCCAGACGGGGGGCCCCTCCGGCGGTGTCATCCCCCGCGAGCACGCCCAGACGCCCATCGACTACGAGACGCTGATGGAACTGGGGTCGATGATGGGCTCCGGTGGGATGATCGTCATGGACGAGTCGACCTGTATGGTCGACCAGTCGCGGTTCTTCCTCGATTTCAGCGTCGACGAGTCCTGCGGGAAGTGCCCGCCGTGTCGGTACGGCACCACTCAGATGCTCGAGATGCTCGAGGCGATCACCGACGGCGAGGCCGACCCCGACGTCATCGCCGAACTCCGGTCGCTGGGCGAGTCAATGGAGGAGATGTCGCTGTGTGGCCTGGGTCAGACCGCGGCCAACCCGGTGATGAGTACACTGGATTACTTCGAGGACGAGTACCGCGCCCACGTCGAAGACGAGGAGTGTCCCGCCGGGGACTGCGAACTCGGCAGTGGCGAACACGCGGGGACGTACAAGATCATCCCCGACGAGTGCATCGGCTGCCAGCAGTGTACCGACGCCTGTCCGGTCGACGCCATCGCGGGCGAACCGGGCGAGGTCCACGAGATCGACCCCGCAGCCTGTATCGGCTGTGGGCAGTGCGTCGAGGCGTGTCCGGTCGACACCATCGAGGTGAGGGGTTGA
- a CDS encoding NADH-quinone oxidoreductase subunit NuoE family protein, with protein sequence MATLDRVKQSLRSEESDVGADSGVIPADAGVGDVCDEEVATVREILVDVPTAKEGVIPALQDVQEAYGYLPKFTMELIAEHTGTSMAHVYGTASFYSQFHMEPRGDHTIKVCTGTACHVKGADEVSEAFCDELDVDLEEVTDDGQFTVDHVRCIGACSLAVAVMVGDEVYGDVQPDEVDEVIEEYR encoded by the coding sequence ATGGCAACGCTAGACCGCGTCAAACAGTCATTGCGGTCGGAGGAGTCCGACGTTGGGGCTGATTCGGGCGTCATTCCGGCCGACGCCGGGGTCGGGGACGTCTGTGACGAGGAGGTAGCGACGGTCCGGGAGATCCTCGTCGACGTTCCGACTGCCAAGGAAGGGGTCATTCCGGCGTTGCAGGACGTCCAGGAGGCGTATGGATACCTGCCGAAGTTCACGATGGAACTCATCGCCGAACACACCGGGACGTCGATGGCCCACGTCTACGGGACGGCCTCGTTTTACTCGCAGTTCCACATGGAGCCCCGTGGCGACCACACGATCAAGGTCTGTACGGGGACGGCCTGTCACGTAAAGGGGGCCGACGAGGTTTCCGAGGCCTTCTGTGACGAACTCGACGTCGACCTCGAAGAGGTCACCGACGACGGCCAGTTCACCGTCGACCACGTCCGGTGTATCGGTGCGTGTAGCCTCGCTGTCGCCGTTATGGTCGGCGACGAGGTCTACGGTGACGTCCAGCCAGACGAGGTCGACGAGGTCATCGAGGAATACCGATAG
- a CDS encoding AAA family ATPase, with product MTVFGIVGLPGSGKSEAAAVARALDVPVVTMGDVIRGACRDRGLDPATHHGEVAKALREENGPAAIAVASLPHIEDALEEREHVVVDGIRSDVEVERFQAAFGEDFLLVSVEAPFETRAKRLDLRGRDAAVEDGGESLADRDERERGFGMGTAMEMADVTIENVDSLDDFQERIETLLTDGPSALAADDRVELVEGDR from the coding sequence ATGACAGTCTTCGGAATCGTGGGGCTGCCCGGCAGCGGCAAGAGCGAGGCCGCCGCGGTGGCCCGCGCACTGGACGTGCCGGTCGTCACGATGGGCGACGTGATCCGGGGAGCGTGTCGTGACCGCGGGCTGGACCCGGCGACGCATCACGGCGAGGTCGCCAAAGCGCTGCGCGAGGAGAACGGGCCGGCCGCCATCGCCGTGGCCTCGCTTCCCCACATCGAAGACGCACTCGAAGAACGCGAGCACGTGGTCGTCGACGGTATCCGCTCGGACGTCGAGGTCGAACGCTTCCAGGCAGCTTTCGGCGAGGACTTCCTGCTCGTCAGTGTCGAGGCACCCTTCGAGACGCGGGCGAAGCGACTCGACCTGCGGGGGCGGGACGCCGCGGTCGAGGACGGCGGCGAGAGCCTCGCGGACCGCGACGAGCGCGAACGCGGCTTCGGCATGGGTACGGCGATGGAGATGGCCGACGTCACGATCGAGAACGTCGACAGCCTCGATGACTTCCAGGAACGCATCGAGACGCTGCTGACAGACGGCCCGTCGGCGCTCGCGGCGGACGACCGCGTCGAACTCGTGGAGGGAGACCGATGA
- a CDS encoding RNA-binding domain-containing protein — MSEVYSVDVEITAPVYDTEVTDRVADAITNVFPNADVEQRPGELHAEAHDLEHFSELLHRREILDTARGVFFDNLQGDRFSFTLKKQAAFEGVVTFSVGEPDELGEIHVSVRVQEPDVESFIDHIAPPTRDGRPVDPEGST; from the coding sequence ATGAGCGAGGTCTACAGCGTCGACGTCGAGATCACGGCCCCCGTCTACGATACGGAAGTGACCGACCGGGTCGCCGACGCGATCACGAACGTCTTCCCGAACGCCGACGTCGAGCAGCGACCGGGCGAACTCCACGCCGAGGCCCACGACCTCGAACACTTCTCGGAACTCCTCCACCGGCGGGAGATCCTCGATACGGCCCGGGGCGTGTTCTTCGACAATCTTCAGGGGGATCGGTTCAGCTTCACACTGAAAAAGCAGGCGGCCTTCGAGGGCGTGGTGACGTTCTCGGTGGGCGAACCCGACGAACTCGGCGAGATCCACGTCAGCGTCCGTGTCCAAGAGCCCGACGTAGAGTCGTTCATCGACCATATCGCACCGCCGACCCGGGACGGCCGGCCGGTCGATCCCGAGGGAAGTACCTAA
- the hemG gene encoding protoporphyrinogen oxidase, giving the protein MTVAVIGAGMSGLSTTHFLAQKGADVKTFEASAQPGGIVRSTTVDGHVLERGPQRLRLSKPVESLVETLDLGDELLVGDDDQPLFAYYDGKLRRMPLSVRDAITTDLLSWPGKARVLLEPLTGGAKPDETVGAYLTRKFGSEVATRFAGPLYSGLYGTDADDMYVEYSLGKALDRFGVEGSLLVFMVKKLLEGVETPPIVSFEDGLQRLPEAMYEAHAESVDLETPVTGVEPDGDEYLVNTADGTERAETVVFTTPGPTTAALLEDSDPEAAETVSQFAYNPIGVVHLHSAFDGTGHGFHIIDDGFKTDGSTWNHSMLGRDGVFTSYVGSGDSEFLDADPAVIGRRAAEEFETVTGAAATVLDAAVLRPGMPAYDRSWAALDDLALPDGIEICASFMSRAGIVGRIAGGKRTAAAVADE; this is encoded by the coding sequence ATGACGGTCGCCGTCATCGGGGCCGGAATGTCCGGACTCTCGACGACGCACTTCCTCGCACAGAAGGGAGCCGACGTCAAAACGTTCGAGGCGTCGGCCCAGCCGGGCGGCATCGTCCGGTCGACGACCGTCGACGGTCACGTCCTCGAACGGGGACCGCAGCGACTCCGCCTCTCGAAACCCGTCGAATCGCTGGTCGAGACGCTGGATCTCGGCGACGAGTTGCTCGTCGGCGACGACGACCAGCCCCTCTTTGCCTACTACGACGGGAAGCTCCGTCGGATGCCGCTGTCGGTGCGGGACGCGATCACGACGGATCTCCTCTCGTGGCCCGGGAAAGCCCGCGTCCTGCTCGAACCGCTGACCGGCGGGGCGAAGCCGGACGAAACTGTCGGGGCCTACCTCACGCGGAAGTTCGGAAGCGAGGTCGCCACGCGCTTCGCGGGGCCGCTCTACAGCGGTCTCTACGGCACCGACGCCGACGACATGTACGTCGAGTACTCGCTTGGCAAGGCGCTCGATCGCTTCGGCGTCGAGGGCAGCCTGCTGGTTTTCATGGTGAAGAAGTTGCTTGAAGGCGTCGAGACGCCGCCGATCGTCTCCTTCGAGGACGGTCTCCAGCGCCTCCCGGAAGCGATGTACGAGGCCCACGCGGAATCGGTCGACCTCGAGACGCCCGTGACCGGGGTCGAACCGGACGGTGACGAGTACCTCGTCAACACAGCGGACGGGACCGAGCGGGCCGAGACCGTGGTGTTCACCACGCCAGGCCCGACGACGGCCGCGCTGCTCGAAGATAGCGATCCCGAGGCCGCCGAAACAGTCAGCCAGTTCGCCTACAACCCGATCGGCGTCGTTCATCTCCACTCGGCGTTCGACGGGACGGGCCACGGCTTTCACATCATCGACGACGGCTTCAAGACGGACGGCAGCACCTGGAACCACAGTATGCTCGGCCGCGACGGCGTGTTCACGTCCTACGTCGGCAGCGGCGATTCGGAGTTCCTGGATGCCGATCCCGCGGTCATCGGACGGCGAGCGGCCGAGGAGTTCGAGACGGTCACCGGCGCGGCGGCGACGGTGCTCGACGCGGCCGTCCTCCGGCCCGGCATGCCGGCCTACGACCGCTCGTGGGCCGCACTCGACGACCTCGCGCTCCCGGACGGGATCGAGATCTGTGCGAGTTTCATGAGTCGGGCCGGGATCGTCGGGCGGATCGCCGGCGGCAAGCGGACGGCAGCGGCCGTCGCCGACGAATAA
- a CDS encoding metallophosphoesterase family protein yields the protein MRIAVIADVHANKVALEAVAGDMPEVDGIVCAGDVVGYNPWPEFCVDWVRERDVPTVQGNHDRAVATGAYSGFNKLAEAGVEYTREQLSETDREWLGDLPTERTLFDGRLKVVHGHPDDPDHYTRPSEFSPGLLGEEDVLVLGHTHVQSHEKYGDGIVLNPGSVGQPRDRDPGAAYALLDLDAMTVEQRRVRYDVGAVMDAVDEAGLPRRIGTRLSRGQ from the coding sequence ATGCGTATCGCCGTCATCGCGGACGTTCACGCGAACAAAGTGGCACTGGAGGCGGTCGCGGGGGACATGCCCGAGGTCGACGGGATCGTCTGTGCGGGGGACGTCGTCGGGTACAACCCCTGGCCCGAGTTCTGCGTCGACTGGGTCCGGGAGCGCGACGTGCCGACCGTCCAGGGCAACCACGACCGGGCAGTCGCCACGGGGGCGTATTCCGGCTTCAACAAACTGGCCGAGGCCGGCGTCGAGTACACCCGCGAACAGCTCTCCGAGACGGACCGCGAGTGGCTCGGGGACCTGCCGACCGAGCGCACGCTCTTCGACGGTCGCCTCAAGGTCGTCCACGGCCATCCCGACGATCCCGATCACTACACCCGTCCCTCGGAGTTCAGCCCCGGGCTCCTCGGCGAAGAGGACGTCCTGGTGCTGGGCCACACCCACGTCCAGAGTCACGAGAAGTACGGCGACGGGATCGTCCTGAACCCGGGCAGCGTCGGTCAGCCGCGCGACCGGGATCCGGGCGCGGCCTACGCCCTACTCGATCTCGACGCGATGACCGTCGAGCAGCGCCGCGTGCGCTACGACGTCGGCGCGGTGATGGACGCCGTCGACGAGGCGGGCCTCCCGCGGCGGATCGGCACCCGACTGTCGCGCGGGCAGTGA
- a CDS encoding 2Fe-2S iron-sulfur cluster-binding protein, translated as MSESASPDEIDDGVTLTIDGQEVQAREGETILEAAERVGIDIPTLCAYADLTNVGACRMCLVDVDGERRETACTTAVADGMEIEYDTEDLWEQRRTILELMFTEENHYCMYCEMEGDCELEAMFNRAGLDSDRFPLEYKDIEPDTSSEYITMDLDRCIGCGRCIRTCEEVVANDTLNFGNRGRETTIIADSGVPLGESSCTSCGACVQACPTGTLYSPLSAYKGRERDCEVETTTCSECSVGCELAVYTNSGRIVKIEGVEGGADGGQLCEMGRFELLDDRRERITEPRVDGETVDLDTAIETASAELADANSVNAVASDRLPTETLDAFAEAMDTLEAALEIPGAKRRATEAAIREELAADGHADLQAESIEDILDAEGIVVYDTSIVDSHPVAASYVRRAAKDGADLVTVDGEEDRLKRFSDDSLTVGSPLAQATAEAAGAMADGGSASPIAGVAEAATRTLDAEESVVVLGPEIEDADALVDAYGLAAMTESQIVSLDRGVNRADVVADGVDEPAEVAYLLAGDDRDEDLDRAIEVARQADTVIAQATRESALTDIADVVLPALDWFEREGTIVDADGEQRPVDRVLEPRGAVDADLDVIAALQEVAA; from the coding sequence ATGAGCGAGTCAGCAAGTCCAGACGAGATCGACGACGGCGTCACCCTGACCATCGACGGTCAGGAGGTACAGGCACGCGAGGGCGAGACGATCCTTGAGGCTGCAGAGCGGGTGGGCATCGACATCCCGACGCTGTGTGCCTACGCCGACCTGACGAACGTCGGTGCCTGCCGGATGTGTCTGGTCGACGTCGACGGCGAGCGCCGCGAGACCGCCTGTACGACCGCCGTCGCCGACGGCATGGAGATCGAGTACGACACCGAGGACCTCTGGGAGCAGCGCCGGACGATTCTCGAGCTGATGTTCACCGAGGAGAACCACTACTGCATGTACTGCGAGATGGAGGGCGACTGCGAACTCGAGGCCATGTTCAACCGCGCCGGCCTCGACAGCGATCGCTTCCCACTCGAGTACAAGGACATCGAGCCGGACACCTCCAGCGAGTACATCACGATGGATCTCGACCGGTGTATCGGCTGCGGTCGGTGCATCCGGACCTGCGAGGAAGTCGTCGCCAACGACACGCTGAACTTCGGCAATCGCGGCCGCGAGACGACGATCATCGCCGATTCGGGCGTCCCGCTCGGCGAATCCTCCTGTACCTCCTGTGGCGCCTGCGTGCAGGCCTGCCCGACGGGGACGCTGTACAGCCCGCTCAGCGCCTACAAGGGCCGCGAGCGGGACTGCGAGGTCGAGACGACGACCTGCAGCGAGTGTTCGGTCGGCTGTGAACTGGCGGTCTACACCAACTCCGGCCGGATCGTCAAGATCGAAGGCGTCGAAGGCGGCGCGGACGGCGGCCAGCTGTGTGAGATGGGTCGCTTCGAACTCCTCGACGACCGTCGGGAGCGGATCACCGAGCCGCGAGTCGACGGCGAGACGGTCGATCTCGACACGGCCATCGAGACGGCCAGCGCGGAACTCGCCGACGCCAACTCGGTCAACGCGGTCGCTTCCGATCGACTGCCGACCGAGACCCTGGACGCGTTCGCGGAGGCGATGGACACCCTCGAGGCCGCTCTCGAGATCCCCGGGGCAAAGCGCCGGGCCACCGAGGCGGCGATCCGCGAGGAACTGGCCGCCGACGGCCATGCGGACCTGCAAGCCGAGTCGATCGAAGATATCCTCGACGCGGAAGGGATCGTCGTCTACGATACCTCGATCGTCGACAGTCACCCCGTGGCGGCGTCGTACGTCCGCCGCGCGGCGAAAGACGGGGCCGACCTGGTCACCGTCGACGGCGAGGAGGATCGCCTGAAACGCTTCAGCGACGACAGCCTGACCGTCGGCTCGCCGCTGGCCCAGGCTACCGCGGAGGCTGCGGGCGCGATGGCCGACGGCGGCAGCGCGTCGCCGATCGCGGGCGTGGCCGAGGCCGCGACCCGCACCCTGGACGCCGAAGAGAGCGTCGTCGTGCTCGGCCCCGAGATCGAGGACGCAGACGCACTCGTCGATGCCTACGGGCTGGCGGCGATGACCGAGAGTCAGATCGTGAGTCTCGACCGGGGTGTCAACCGCGCCGACGTCGTGGCCGACGGCGTCGACGAACCGGCCGAGGTCGCGTACCTGCTGGCCGGCGACGATCGCGACGAGGACCTGGATCGAGCGATCGAGGTGGCCCGGCAGGCTGACACCGTGATCGCCCAGGCGACCCGCGAGTCGGCGCTGACCGACATCGCCGACGTGGTCCTCCCGGCGCTCGACTGGTTCGAGCGCGAGGGGACGATCGTCGACGCCGACGGCGAGCAACGGCCGGTCGATCGCGTGCTCGAACCGCGCGGGGCGGTCGACGCCGATCTCGACGTCATTGCGGCGCTTCAGGAGGTGGCCGCATGA